cttAAACTAATTATGTGAGACTGGCTTCTTATTAAttgacattaataaaataagTTAAGTAGcttcataaattataatgttaattttatttttactttatggtatttattcttaaattcattaattttatctcaaaataataaaaataatttttcaaatattttattctacatatcattattaaatataacatacctttcaaataagAAATTTGTGTGAAAATATTATAGAGTAAAACTGTTTGGAACAGTAACAAATCCACatgcatgtatgtatgtatgtatgtatggtgAAACAAAAAAGATGCACACAATGATCAATCATACACAAAATCAAACCAAACAATCAAGCAACCCTTAATCAAGTTCAAGATTCAACTGTCTTTTTATGTCAACCTTAACCAGTTTGAGAGACTGGCGTCAACTGTAACACTGCGCCCTTGATCCCCTAAAACTTTCAAACTTTTCATGTTCTTCAAAGCACAAGGATCCAAACTGTGTTCTTCCTTGGGGTGACATTTTGGTGTATTTGGCTCGTACTCATGATCTAACACAGCATTCTCCTTTTCGTGCCTCGGAGGCGCTACCTTAGCTTTCACTGCTTTCCACTGACTCAAATTTTCAACTGGACTAAGCACAGAAAGCACATGTTTTTTCCTATCGTTAGCATACAAATCTGATCCAATCCCCTCAATCTCTTCATTCTTCGAGCCCAGATTTTGCCTGAAAATActatttttctcatcattttcaCTGTTATAATTGTCCCCCTTATCTTCGTAGCTACTTAAGTCATCTTCAAACTCGTAGCCGTCGTCTTCTTCTTCGTAGATCTCGTCTGTGCTGCAGTTACGATATCTGTGATTTTGAGGGTAGGATTTATTGATTCTTGATGATATTGAATCTTGTGTAAAATGTAAAGTGGCCATGAGGCTTGTGGTTTCTGTGTTGAATTCCCATTTGGTTTGTTCTTCTTCTTCACTATCTGAGAGGAATGTGTTGATGTCTTCCTCGTTGTGTATTGGTTCATAGGCCTCCACATTTAAGTTGAAGCTAACCTGGTTCTTGATTTTTGATATTGATGCTTCTTTTGGCTTCTCTCTACGAAATTAACAGGCACACAACCATCAGTCATTCCTCGTGTCGAGATCGTGTACCTCGACTCGACTCAGAGGACAatgcatatatatttattgcCGAGtacattttataaaaacttgagtgatacatcaaa
This window of the Primulina huaijiensis isolate GDHJ02 unplaced genomic scaffold, ASM1229523v2 scaffold207864, whole genome shotgun sequence genome carries:
- the LOC140966750 gene encoding uncharacterized protein, producing MGCFLACFGFKTKKKRRKSRNISSSVEQSHGSYLALIDSDVFIKLDTTEKHNTLDSEIKEKPKEASISKIKNQVSFNLNVEAYEPIHNEEDINTFLSDSEEEEQTKWEFNTETTSLMATLHFTQDSISSRINKSYPQNHRYRNCSTDEIYEEEDDGYEFEDDLSSYEDKGDNYNSENDEKNSIFRQNLGSKNEEIEGIGSDLYANDRKKHVLSVLSPVENLSQWKAVKAKVAPPRHEKENAVLDHEYEPNTPKCHPKEEHSLDPCALKNMKSLKVLGDQGRSVTVDASLSNWLRLT